In the genome of Sulfurimonas autotrophica DSM 16294, the window AGCTTTTTACATCTGTCGTCAACATGGAACTGAAGCACCGTTTTCTGGAAAATTTTACGATAATAAAAAGGATGGTACCTACAAATGTATTTGTTGTGGTGCCCCGCTTTTTGAATCAACTACAAAATTTGACTCAGGAACAGGCTGGCCAAGCTATTACGAAGCAATAGAGGGTGCTGTTACTGAGATTAAAGATATGTCTCACGGTATGATTCGAACAGAAGTGAGATGCAGTAGCTGTGATGCCCATTTAGGACATCTTTTTCCTGACGGTCCCGAACCTACCGGTATGCGCTA includes:
- the msrB gene encoding peptide-methionine (R)-S-oxide reductase MsrB, with amino-acid sequence MKVTKSEDEWEKELSPEAFYICRQHGTEAPFSGKFYDNKKDGTYKCICCGAPLFESTTKFDSGTGWPSYYEAIEGAVTEIKDMSHGMIRTEVRCSSCDAHLGHLFPDGPEPTGMRYCINSVCLNFKEEE